One genomic window of Onychostoma macrolepis isolate SWU-2019 chromosome 25, ASM1243209v1, whole genome shotgun sequence includes the following:
- the LOC131534144 gene encoding uncharacterized protein LOC131534144 — translation MAQTREDALQTITDSEEESAFSSEDDEDLEDESFPFQESFDTTKDTICNENVAPSGAYHTRAARKLCSVFSAADNLNQCDNDREQMPAAKRARTLSWKAETDVDGAPQTLRFLPAREPGPQLSTADANSPMSLFKLFFTDSAVDNLCHNTNAQAARAAAKGRKYKWTDVSVDELYRYIGLVFYMAAVKMSSIADYWRRTAFSLCLFRHSYVKGQISHHFMECTHESPRRRRGKRQKEGHSPT, via the exons ATGGCACAGACGCGCGAGGACGCTCTCCAGACGATCACAGACAGCGAGGAAGAGTCCGCCTTTTCTTCAGAAGACGACGAAGATTTGGAGGATGAAAGCTTTCCTTTTCAGGAGAGTTTTGATACAACAAAGGATACAATTTGTAACGA gaACGTGGCACCTTCTGGTGCATATCACACAAGAGCAGCACGCAAGCTTTGTTCAGTTTTCAGTGCTGCAGACAATCTTAACCA ATGTGATAATGACCGTGAGCAGATGCCTGCTGCAAAGAGAGCCAGGACTCTTTCATGGAAAGCAGAGACTGATGTTGACGGGGCTCCACAGACTCTGAGATTCCTGCCTGCTCGGGAACCTGGACCGCAGTTGTCTACTGCTGACGCGAACTCTCCCATGAGTCTTTTCAAACTGTTTTTCACAGACAGCGCCGTGGATAACCTGTGCCACAACACAAATGCTCAGGCCGCCAGGGCAGCTGCAAAGGGCCGCAAGTACAAGTGGACCGATGTCAGTGTTGATGAGCTTTACCGCTACATCGGACTCGTTTTCTACATGGCCGCGGTGAAGATGAGCTCCATCGCTGACTACTGGCGGAGGACAGCCTTTTCTCTCTGCCTTTTCCGCCACAGTTATGTCAAGGGACAGATATCGCACCATTTCATGGAATGTACACATGAGTCACCCAGACGCAGACGAGGAAAACGACAGAAAGAGGGGCACAGCCCAACATGA
- the LOC131534145 gene encoding piggyBac transposable element-derived protein 4-like: protein MAHEEALQVTTDSEEECTFSSEEEEDFDDELLHFEERFDAAEDTVSNECDNDREQMPAAKRARTLSWKAETDVDGAPQTLRFLPAREPGPQLSTADANSPMSLFKLFFTDSAVDNLCQNTNAQAARAAAKGRKYKWTDVSVDELYRYIGLVFYMAAVKMSSIADYWREDSLFSLPFPATVMSRDRYRTISWNVHMSHPDADEENDRKRGTAQHDRLFRIKPLMNTIRLACKAFYHPRRNLAVNERLVACRAKREVTPCMKAKLTKFKFFILSDSSNGYTVDFSVYTGKNSFPTDRGLSYDAVMSLLDRKVLGSGYHVYMDDFYTSPKLFTDLFALKFGACGTYRDQRKDFPKTAANSLSRNCRRIHQHMGGVDLSDQLLQYYAAQHKTMKWYRKIFLHFLDIAANNAFILHKELLGSMTHDQFMEELIAELCGLSQKAAPKQFSTDHVPVPGAQLTSNVRRIATVGRRICVHCKAVHGKKQQTPWKCQACDVHLCLQLNRNCFQEWHKSL, encoded by the exons ATGGCACACGAGGAAGCTCTCCAGGTGACCACAGACAGCGAAGAAGAATGTACCTTTTCTTCAGAAGAAGAGGAAGACTTTGACGATGAACTCCTGCATTTCGAGGAGCGCTTTGATGCTGCGGAGGACACAGTTTCTAATGA atgtGATAATGACCGTGAGCAGATGCCTGCTGCAAAGAGAGCCAGGACTCTTTCATGGAAAGCAGAGACTGATGTTGACGGGGCTCCACAGACTCTGAGATTCCTGCCTGCTCGGGAACCTGGACCGCAGTTGTCTACTGCTGACGCGAACTCTCCCATGAGTCTTTTCAAACTGTTTTTCACAGACAGTGCCGTGGATAACCTGTGCCAGAACACAAATGCTCAGGCCGCCAGGGCAGCTGCAAAGGGCCGCAAGTACAAGTGGACCGATGTCAGTGTTGATGAGCTTTACCGCTACATCGGACTCGTTTTCTACATGGCCGCGGTGAAGATGAGCTCCATCGCTGACTACTGGCGGGAGGACAGCCTTTTCTCTCTGCCTTTTCCCGCCACAGTTATGTCAAGGGACAGATATCGCACCATTTCATGGAATGTACACATGAGTCACCCAGACGCAGACGAGGAAAACGACAGAAAGAGGGGCACAGCCCAACATGACCGTCTGTTCAGGATCAAACCCCTCATGAACACGATCCGTCTTGCGTGCAAAGCCTTCTATCATCCTAGAAGAAATTTAGCTGTGAATGAAAGATTGGTGGCATGCAGAGCAAAGAGAGAAGTGACACCGTGCATGAAAGCCAAGCTGACAAAGTTCAAGTTTTTCATCCTTTCAGACTCATCAAATGGATATACTGTGGACTTCTCTGTCTACACGGGCAAGAATAGCTTTCCCACAGACCGTGGGCTTTCGTATGATGCTGTGATGTCTCTCCTGGACCGTAAAGTTTTGGGCTCTGGGTACCATGTGTACATGGATGATTTCTACACAAGTCCAAAGCTCTTCACAGACTTGTTTGCTCTGAAGTTTGGTGCTTGCGGGACGTACAGAGACCAGAGGAAGGACTTCCCGAAGACTGCAGCTAATTCACTGAGCAGAAACTGCAGGAGGATCCATCAG CACATGGGGGGTGTTGACCTGTCCGATCAGCTGTTGCAATACTACGCCGCACAGCACAAAACCATGAAGTGGTACAGAAAAATCTTCCTACACTTCTTGGACATTGCCGCCAACAACGCTTTCATATTGCACAAAGAGCTGCTTGGCAGCATGACTCACGATCAGTTCATGGAAGAGCTTATTGCAGAGCTCTGTGGCTTGTCACAGAAAGCAGCACCAAAACAGTTTAGCACAGATCACGTGCCTGTTCCAGGAGCTCAGCTGACTTCAAACGTCAGAAGAATTGCTACGGTCGGCCGCCGGATCTGTGTGCATTGCAAAGCCGTGCATGGAAAGAAGCAACAAACACCTTGGAAATGCCAGGCTTGTGACGTTCACTTGTGTCTTCAGTTGAACAGAAACTGTTTCCAGGAATGGCACAAAAGTCTGTGA